In Candidatus Nitrosarchaeum limnium SFB1, the following proteins share a genomic window:
- a CDS encoding hypothetical protein (hypothetical protein Nmar_0659), with the protein MEELEHKYEVVIDVTEDKQKLPDDVKKELKESGMMDDKGKLKLKGVSPKMLKKMKQEFVKCPVLKEDIQFIQCFVCPNFQSRVMGKVLCKGDPLK; encoded by the coding sequence ATGGAAGAACTAGAACACAAATATGAAGTAGTCATAGATGTGACTGAAGATAAACAAAAACTTCCAGACGATGTAAAAAAAGAATTAAAAGAATCAGGTATGATGGATGACAAAGGAAAATTAAAGCTTAAAGGAGTCAGTCCAAAAATGCTCAAAAAAATGAAACAAGAATTTGTAAAATGTCCAGTATTAAAAGAGGATATTCAATTTATCCAATGTTTTGTTTGCCCAAACTTCCAAAGCAGAGTAATGGGTAAAGTACTGTGTAAAGGCGACCCATTAAAATAA
- a CDS encoding phosphoserine phosphatase SerB — protein sequence MLAIFDVEGVLYDAEYLPILAEKLNKEAEIWEITKKGIQGVINWEDGLRTRVEALKGLDYNTCKEIADALPIMTGAKEACRVLKAAGWKLMAISGGFTIMTDRLQKELNLDYIFSNELIFKDGKLDGVTLHVDSDKSKSAKIKIAEWNEKKENIICVVDGANDVKLFDIAGLGIAYRAQDVVKDLATTTLEEKDLSKILDIINKHYHLELETTTTA from the coding sequence TTGCTGGCAATTTTTGATGTTGAAGGAGTCCTATATGATGCAGAATACTTGCCGATTCTTGCAGAAAAACTCAACAAGGAAGCTGAAATTTGGGAAATTACAAAAAAAGGCATTCAGGGTGTCATCAATTGGGAAGATGGACTTAGAACAAGAGTTGAGGCCTTAAAAGGTCTTGATTATAACACCTGCAAAGAAATTGCAGATGCTTTGCCTATCATGACTGGTGCTAAAGAAGCTTGTAGAGTTCTAAAAGCAGCTGGATGGAAACTCATGGCTATTTCTGGAGGATTCACAATAATGACTGATAGATTACAAAAAGAACTTAATCTTGATTATATTTTTTCAAATGAACTGATATTCAAAGATGGAAAATTAGATGGTGTTACATTACATGTTGATTCTGATAAATCAAAATCAGCTAAAATCAAAATTGCTGAATGGAATGAAAAGAAAGAAAATATCATCTGTGTTGTAGATGGTGCAAATGATGTAAAATTATTTGATATTGCTGGTTTGGGTATTGCTTACAGAGCTCAAGATGTGGTAAAAGACTTGGCAACTACAACATTGGAAGAAAAAGATCTTTCAAAGATTTTAGATATTATAAATAAGCATTATCATCTAGAACTAGAAACTACCACCACTGCATAA
- a CDS encoding F420-0 gamma-glutamyl ligase-related protein, translating into MQIIPIHIDKEIEPGDDISKLILDSTEIHDGDILVVAQKIISKQEGRIVELSSVTPSLLAEGISSEYQKNPRIVELILNESKQIIRMNNGILIVETKNGFICANAGIDESNVKHGFVTLLPINADLSAEKICNQILKNTGNNVSVVIADTFGRPFRMGQTNCAIGISGMRPILDYAGTLDSFERTLRITAIAVADEICSAAELVMQKTTNCPVVIIRGYNFKNEKSSIHDLIRPENEDLFR; encoded by the coding sequence TTGCAAATTATTCCAATACACATAGACAAGGAAATTGAGCCCGGTGATGATATTTCAAAGTTAATCCTAGATTCAACAGAAATTCATGATGGGGATATATTGGTAGTTGCCCAAAAAATCATCTCAAAACAAGAAGGAAGAATTGTTGAATTGTCTTCTGTCACTCCTTCACTGTTGGCAGAAGGAATTAGTTCTGAATATCAAAAAAATCCTCGAATCGTTGAATTAATTCTAAATGAATCAAAGCAAATCATTAGAATGAATAATGGAATATTGATTGTTGAGACAAAAAATGGGTTTATTTGTGCAAATGCTGGAATTGATGAAAGTAATGTAAAACATGGATTTGTTACATTACTGCCCATTAATGCTGATTTATCTGCAGAAAAAATTTGCAATCAAATACTAAAAAATACTGGGAATAATGTCTCTGTGGTAATTGCAGATACGTTTGGGCGTCCTTTTAGAATGGGACAAACAAATTGTGCAATTGGTATATCTGGTATGCGTCCAATACTTGATTATGCTGGAACTTTGGACTCTTTTGAAAGAACCTTGCGAATTACTGCTATAGCAGTTGCCGATGAGATTTGTTCAGCTGCAGAACTTGTTATGCAAAAAACAACAAACTGCCCTGTTGTGATTATTCGTGGGTATAATTTTAAAAATGAAAAATCATCAATACATGATCTAATACGTCCTGAAAACGAAGATCTATTTCGATAA
- a CDS encoding phosphotransferase domain-containing protein produces MGLDAIFVTNHNTLDGYEQLLHYKKDHQKFQNIAVYPAEEITTDTGAHVLAYGIHHEISSGLSLDEIIDEVRRQGGVSSAPHPFSLLDALRDSAKKCDMVEVFNSNNVDILSNIRATQFAEDNHMIQVSGSDSHVLSTLGRCVNMIESENNLDSILQSMKHGKIEILQTGYALQNETLDHLKYKIHNSKDYLIEYIAEHYPNAKWLLTFLLKIYDFNQNSHVWALFYKIALFLMKRISKKINFQNHDPEFMKDRNLGTMFKMAL; encoded by the coding sequence TTGGGATTGGATGCAATCTTTGTTACAAACCATAACACATTGGATGGATATGAGCAGTTATTACATTACAAAAAAGATCACCAAAAATTTCAAAACATTGCTGTTTACCCTGCAGAGGAAATCACCACTGATACTGGTGCACATGTACTTGCATATGGCATACATCATGAAATTTCATCTGGTCTTTCATTAGATGAGATAATTGATGAAGTTAGAAGACAGGGAGGCGTCTCATCAGCTCCCCACCCATTTAGTTTACTTGATGCACTACGTGACAGTGCAAAAAAATGCGACATGGTTGAAGTCTTCAATAGTAACAATGTGGATATTCTCTCTAATATTCGTGCAACACAATTTGCTGAAGATAATCATATGATTCAAGTATCTGGTAGTGACTCACATGTTTTGTCAACTTTAGGACGTTGTGTTAACATGATAGAATCTGAAAATAACCTGGATTCTATCTTACAATCCATGAAACATGGGAAAATTGAAATTTTACAAACTGGATATGCATTACAAAATGAAACACTTGATCATTTAAAATATAAAATTCATAATTCTAAAGATTATTTAATTGAGTATATTGCAGAACATTATCCTAATGCAAAATGGCTATTGACGTTTCTTCTAAAGATTTATGATTTTAATCAAAATAGCCATGTTTGGGCATTGTTTTACAAAATTGCTCTTTTTTTGATGAAAAGAATTTCTAAAAAAATTAATTTTCAAAATCATGACCCTGAATTTATGAAAGATCGAAATCTTGGTACGATGTTTAAAATGGCGCTATAA
- a CDS encoding Trypsin-like serine protease (typically periplasmic, contain C-terminal PDZ domain), translated as MTKTEKILIASVMTLAILVALSVPSTMNFYFDTKIQSDSTATTTTTTTNTNDVTSEEKTNNTIQQVLPVDSIIHEQNNPNLDVLYQNLENSVVQITSTVTQTRSNIIINGNPLQQQSSRLGSGFVYDNEGHIITNYHVVAGVANVDVALSNGDIFSAKVIGTDKFNDIAVLQLTDNYSDESLTPVSFADSSQIKVGEQVIAIGNPFGLSNTMTTGIVSQIGRLLPNQEIGFSIPNIIQTDAAINPGNSGGPLLDNTGNLIGMNTAIQSNVGEFAGVGFAVPSNTIKKVVPALIEKGEFDHPWLGISGTTLTPKLTEKFNLPKNFRGAVINDIVKDGPAGKAGLKGALFSSTGEIVSADIVTSIDNVPVKRIDDIIAYVSENKSVGDKVTLQVYRDGSVITVDIELGKRVTIN; from the coding sequence ATGACTAAGACAGAAAAAATCTTGATTGCATCAGTGATGACACTTGCAATACTGGTAGCACTATCTGTCCCATCTACTATGAATTTTTATTTTGATACTAAGATTCAATCAGATTCAACCGCTACTACAACCACTACAACTACAAACACTAACGATGTAACTTCTGAAGAAAAAACAAACAATACAATACAACAAGTTTTACCTGTTGATTCCATCATACATGAACAAAATAACCCAAACCTTGATGTGCTTTATCAAAACTTGGAAAATTCTGTTGTACAAATAACTAGCACTGTGACCCAGACACGTTCAAATATTATCATTAATGGCAATCCCTTACAGCAGCAATCATCTAGATTGGGTTCTGGATTTGTATATGATAACGAAGGTCATATAATTACTAATTATCATGTTGTAGCAGGAGTGGCAAATGTTGATGTTGCGCTCTCAAACGGTGATATTTTTTCTGCTAAAGTAATTGGAACTGATAAATTCAATGATATTGCAGTGTTACAATTAACTGATAATTACTCCGATGAGTCTTTAACGCCAGTATCATTTGCAGATTCTTCTCAGATCAAAGTGGGAGAACAGGTAATTGCAATTGGAAACCCATTTGGATTGAGTAATACTATGACAACTGGAATAGTAAGTCAAATAGGACGGTTGCTTCCAAATCAAGAAATTGGTTTTTCAATTCCTAACATTATTCAAACAGATGCTGCAATAAATCCCGGAAATTCAGGAGGACCTTTATTGGATAATACCGGAAATCTGATTGGAATGAATACGGCTATTCAATCCAATGTTGGTGAATTTGCAGGTGTTGGTTTTGCAGTCCCATCAAATACAATTAAAAAAGTTGTTCCAGCATTAATTGAAAAAGGTGAATTTGATCATCCATGGCTTGGAATTTCTGGAACCACACTTACACCAAAATTGACTGAAAAATTTAATCTCCCAAAAAATTTCCGAGGGGCTGTAATTAATGACATTGTAAAGGATGGACCTGCAGGTAAAGCAGGACTTAAGGGTGCATTGTTTTCATCTACCGGAGAAATAGTTAGTGCCGATATTGTAACTTCAATTGACAATGTTCCCGTCAAAAGAATTGATGATATCATAGCATATGTATCTGAAAACAAATCTGTTGGTGATAAAGTTACTTTACAAGTATATAGAGATGGTTCTGTAATTACAGTTGACATTGAACTAGGTAAAAGAGTAACAATCAATTGA
- a CDS encoding SirA family protein — protein MSESNEKKLDATGLFCPEPVFRTKIEIEKMQVGQVLTVSADDPAAEDDISRWVTRNGHTLLNLKKDGNTITFQIKKVK, from the coding sequence ATGTCTGAATCAAATGAGAAAAAACTAGATGCAACTGGATTATTTTGTCCAGAACCTGTTTTTAGAACTAAAATTGAGATTGAAAAAATGCAAGTAGGACAAGTGCTAACTGTATCCGCTGATGATCCTGCAGCTGAGGATGATATTTCAAGATGGGTTACAAGAAATGGTCACACTTTATTAAATTTGAAAAAAGATGGAAATACTATCACTTTTCAAATTAAAAAGGTGAAATAA
- a CDS encoding pyridoxal-5'-phosphate-dependent protein beta subunit — MATITSSDILNRVGNTPLVKLDSLSHNNIQYFAKLEGHNPFGSVKDRAAYWMIKDGEEKGKLTKGKSIIIEPTSGNTGIALTGIAKLLGYKVEIVIPEKASNETKDIIRNLGAKVFETSDDLCPKVGAGTDQSIALATSIASSRPDTYYSPNQYANEANFMGHYVGTGPEIWKQTDGKVTHFFTGVGTGGTITGIGTYLKEKNPNVKIIGCQPQQNHLIQGWRNFEESAKPDLFLKRENVVNDWVSVDNDEAFAVVKEVLQKDKLLISPSSAAVYACMKKYKVDGDAYVVGIFADDGRKFKSVYAKQNIMAETEFENALKEAKYMSELAY; from the coding sequence ATGGCAACCATTACCAGTTCTGATATTCTTAACCGTGTTGGTAACACTCCACTAGTTAAACTGGATTCTCTTTCTCATAACAATATACAATACTTTGCTAAACTAGAAGGTCATAATCCATTTGGTTCTGTCAAAGATAGAGCTGCATACTGGATGATTAAAGATGGAGAAGAAAAAGGCAAGCTCACAAAAGGAAAAAGTATCATAATTGAACCCACATCTGGTAACACTGGAATTGCATTAACTGGCATTGCAAAATTACTTGGTTATAAGGTAGAAATTGTAATTCCTGAAAAAGCAAGTAATGAAACTAAAGATATCATTCGAAATCTTGGAGCCAAAGTTTTTGAAACAAGTGACGATCTTTGCCCAAAAGTTGGTGCTGGAACTGATCAGAGTATTGCATTAGCTACATCAATTGCATCATCAAGACCTGATACATATTATTCTCCAAATCAATATGCAAATGAAGCAAACTTTATGGGTCATTATGTTGGAACTGGCCCAGAAATCTGGAAACAAACTGATGGTAAAGTAACTCATTTCTTTACAGGTGTTGGAACCGGTGGAACAATCACCGGAATTGGAACCTATCTTAAAGAAAAAAATCCTAATGTTAAAATCATTGGTTGTCAACCTCAACAAAACCATTTAATTCAAGGATGGAGAAATTTTGAAGAATCTGCAAAGCCTGACTTATTTTTAAAACGTGAAAATGTTGTTAATGATTGGGTATCTGTTGATAATGATGAGGCATTTGCTGTTGTAAAAGAGGTTCTACAGAAAGACAAGTTATTGATTAGTCCTTCATCTGCGGCAGTTTATGCATGTATGAAAAAATACAAGGTTGATGGAGATGCATATGTGGTTGGAATATTTGCCGATGATGGACGCAAGTTCAAGAGTGTATATGCTAAACAAAACATAATGGCTGAAACCGAGTTTGAAAATGCTCTGAAAGAAGCAAAATATATGTCAGAATTAGCTTACTGA